CTCCTAGGAAGTATCCCTCAAGGTGCCCTTTTGGCTCTGTTCCCATGTTGACAACAGATTTAAAGGTTTTTATTCAGGAACAGTAGCATGTTTACATTCTTCCCTTTTATTACACTTCTTCTCTGAGTTATTAACTGTCCCGCCTTAGAGAaaagaaatggcagagactgtagaccaggggtcggcaacctttgagacatggagtgccaactttaacatgagtcaatgagtgtgccactatggcggcgagtttaaattgttgaccgaggaggggggggggggggggtgtgtaaatggacaccaaatcgatcgccaagtataaacgcctacgcCGTTCGCCGCGAGGTGTGCGTGTGGAGTCGCgggctacggtcactcgcgaaagtataatccattaatataataatttatattaaattatatatatttttgctgatgctggtccagcgtgtcgcgtgccagtgattatgcctcgtgccaatggtggcacgcgtgccataggttgccgacccctgctgtagacggtcaaccagtttcagctgtggaaaattcaattaaaacaggcgaatacaccacaattaagccaactacaggaaagtctgatgtatggaagtcatattccattgtaattaatggagagggaaatcggcttgttgtgattgatatcagaaagtgttggtgtacgtcacctgatggcatgtgtttggactgtggtaagaaatgggacagcggcgatccatcgctatattgctgttttaataaatacataagaaaatttcaagtactaaatctaattaattcaattcatattaggattgcgggcgggggcaacagaaatgtgtatgtggtgggcgggtgcgggattaaaacaagcgattttttggccggtgcgggcgggagatggactaaaacaagcaggtgcgggcgggagcgggattaaaacaagcgattttttggcgggagcgggattaaaaaagcagtcccgcgcagacctctaaactgcagaaaaagaatcgatattttcgctgtggtatcgatccgatactgatcctcacctttgtatcgatactatcgatataaatatcgattCGCCCACCCCTAATCTCAAGAGAGCTCGATCCTCCAATTGAAAttgctcctcaacgctctgcactcagctcccgccacagacccatgtttaaatttgtttaaataGCCTAACGACCGCACGGCGCTGCGTGTGACATAAGCCGCgtcaaggctggattatttattatggattatactttcgtaTACtttgaccgtagcgcgcgactccgcacacatcgcgcgaacctgcgcgagcggcggaggcgtttatacttatcgatcgcgatataatacttaatttgtgtcaatttacacctcccctccgctaacaatttacactcgccacacaaccacctccccccccaacaatttaaactcacttcctcaccccccccccccccccccccccccccgctccaattttatttgttgatagtggcacactcattgactagacatgttaaagttggcactccatgtctcaaaggttgccgacccctggcttagagaatacctgcagatcagctctagatatagtagctccactcaaatataaaaaggctagattcaaaaagctcgccccgtggtacactgaccaaactagaaacttaaaacaaatagcacgtaaattagagcgtaaatggcgatctactaagttggaagtattccactgtgcctggaaggataggattattgagtacaaacgggcactcactaaagcacgctcagcatacttagcctcactgatagagaaaaataaaaacaaccctatatttctttttaatactatttctaaacttacacaaAATCAAGCAGgtgcagaacctcagattccagtaaacctcactagtaatgtatttatagatttctttgataataaaatagagaatattagacaaaatataaaaccttttattagcaatacaatgggtatgtcatctggtttggttgatattgatttaagttaaggagaaaaacttgatgcttttcatccactcccacgatcagaattagagaaaataatttcttccttaaattgtactacctgcactctagactcggttccctcaaagttattaaaagaggtattaccagctgtaactgaacctcttctaactatagttaactcatccattacaataggtcacatgcccaaatcatgtaaattagcagttattaaacctctgatcaagaaaccaaatcttgatccgactgtcctatctaattatagacccatttcgaacacatcatttatatctaagatcatagaaaaagctgttgcccagcaattatgcctatatctgcataggaatcacacatttgaaaagttccaatctggctttaggccccatcacagtactgaaacagcattagtcaaagtaacaaatgatctcctccttgcttcagatcaaggctatgtatcactgttagaacgctgggttggagtctcaggcacagccctttcatggtttaactcttacttgacaaatcgccatcagtttgtagagctcaataatattccatccaaacgtacaatagttaaatatggggtcccgcaaggctccatcttaggaccactattatttacattatatatgctaccattgggcacagttataaacaaacatggtgtcaattttcactgctatgcagatgacactcaactttacatatcagccaaacctgatgacaaactcagtttaggaaaaattgaggcctgtgtaaaagatattaaatgctggatgtctttaaacttcctccaactaaatgaggacaaaacagaagttctcctcctgggccctaaggcctcaagacagaaaattccagatcaaatgcttaatcttgcagactatcccattacacctggcacagtagccaaaaacctaggcgtcatactcaactccgacctatcatttgatacatacatagataatactactaggatagcttttctacatctccgcaacattgccaaattaagaaatgcattatcacagcatgatgcagaaaaattggtgcacgcctttgttagctccagattagactactgtaactcattactgtcaggatgctcaaataggaatctaaataaacttcaaatagttcaaaatgctgcagccagagttctgaccagaactagaaaatttcagcatattagaccagtcctatcagccctgcattggctcccagttaaattccgtattgattttaaaattctattattaacttataaagcactgcacgggcttgttcctgaatacctccaggaacttatttcctactatgaacccccacgtccactaagatcacagggtgctggtattttattagttccacaaattaataaggtaacagcagggggaagagccttttcttataaggccccccagctttggaacaaccttccaaaatgcgtacgggactctgacacagtcacaatctttaaatctaggttgaaaacccacctatttggtttagcgtttgataattaacatccccccttagataaaggtacagatccaggggttcttAGACGAAGGgttatggtaaactggggcgctggtgctgccATCCTGTcattgctcgtggtcactcaagtttgttgacagtgcagtggatggatgccattgtctcagaatgcccccaagcttatgttaccttctggttctgcctttttagctaggctgtaatagtttaacttaatgccagagttgctgccacactccagaaatgtgtttaatttcatctgtcctgtatatgtcctcatacagagctaattttccctgttttattttctccacatggctgcccgcctgctcgaggaaaaatgagatgaggagaggccagcgatccatccagtgccagccacctacactgtaaaaaacagaacttaaaattgctcaccttactatgatttttagtttagctgagccaaaaataattaattgcaccataaactataacaaagtaattagatcggcttactttattgagtttcttgttaaaagttgatctgaccttacaacctgcattgtcaaaacatgcaaattgtagttgaaccctagttaaggccaggccaactcctctgcgcatgctcaatttgactccttagttgagaacgggGCGGGGTTTGCGATTTCTTCCAGAATTTGACTCCGGACAacttgaaatggatttcacctgcagcaagcagcgacctacgctactctgaactgaatattaacttccaaatgtgttttgtcctttgtcttatatgacccaacctcagttagctattcttagtattgaatttagagatttatgtacatgtgaaatacataccagtcaagttttgtatttaataatACGAGACATTTCCCGTATCTGACGTAATCGCGTATCGcgtaatttgcataatcggtaatttgcatatagctgcaatcgaggctgtaggagagacgaaaacatctttggagtggcaaaaagtgaagaaaaaacaccccaaatatgttttgaagtacaaatgtgactaaacccgcgagttttcaattgttattttttttaaaagcattcatgtgccgcgccaaacagaattatgtcactagcctcgcgagaactgccacctgcagtagtctgggtagcagttctcgcgaggctagtgacagaattctgtttggagcggcacatgaatgcttaaaaaaaaaaaaacaattgaaaactgaaaatacgggaaaatactggaaaataaaaatacgggatgacgccaggacagagcggtaaaatacgggactttcccggccgaaacgggacacttgacaggtatggaaatatacattatctgaacaagatattttAGTGTCGgggtgacgtcattacccatgagcccttgcggctccggccctgttatgcgtattatgtggtgtttatgtctgtatagtattatatattattgattattaattgtgtgttattcGTTAAGTCCCCGGTCCATTTTttaatgtacatgtgcattatccgagtttcccctccatgtatgtgtaacgttgtcgtcttcatgacctccccctATAATTTCATGTGTAAAGCCAAGTTAGTTAAGGCCTCGAGTTTGATCtaattgtgcctgtgagtgccaatTTTATTGCGAGGTCAGAATAAAATCTCTGTTCTTGATAAGAATGGATGTGTCTGTGGCCTTTTTCTCCCATACCACGCCACAATATTATAAGTTGGCACAACTTTAAAAAACTTGGAACTCCTGGTATGtaacttacattttgaggttcatatacatgggcaagataaattatctgaacaagatatagtaagttagcataacttgaatcatttggaattatttgtaggcaatacttaaaatctgaagtttatatacctgtgaaaaataaataattggaacaagaaataataagttggctcaactgagtgaatttcttaaaaactgttgtaaaaagcgctatataaataaaatttgattgattgattgattgattgacatgcTAGTAAGTGTGAAGGGTGTTTCTCACCATGTGGAAAGCTGATGCCCAGTTTAGCTGGATTCTTGGGATCAACCACAGTAGCTCGTCCTGCAATCTTCCTTATGCCCCCCTTTCTGCATCAGTGAAGAATAACAACGATAACTAATACATTTTATGCAAATGCAATTACAGGCTAACAATCTTAGACTCTATATTAAAAAAATACTCTATAACATTAATATTTCAAATGTTGTCCAACACTGTAATTCAGAAGCATTCTTTAACATTTTAAGATTTTTGCTTGGGAGAATGACAGTACTCACAGAATTTCAGAGCTCACCACCTGAATGGATCCATCAACATTTAAGGTAAAGTTGGTCTCAATACATCTTCCCTTCTCAAACTGAGCAGGTAATCTGGCAATCTCAAACCACCTCCCCATGAACTGCACAAATGCATATACACAAAAATAAGACCCTTTTTGAAAGTTATGACACTAAATGAAAAGTAAAGTGGTACCTGTTTCAGGTTGAATTCAGGCTGAGTGACAGGTTCAGGACATGATCCCCAGTGAAGCACCTGGGCCTTCATTAGTGGCAGAAGGAGGGGCAGAATAAACACAAAACAGGCCATAGTTGTCTTCAGACCTGAAATATTCAAGGAATAAAGGCAACTATAAGTCATACTTATCAAATTCACATTCAATAATAATTATTTGATATATTCACCATTATAGACATAACTGCTAATTCACAAACTGCAATTTTTCCCCACACTTTATGAAGAGTTATGTTCCTAATGTATTATAGAGAAATAACATGAAATTCAAGTAAATGGATATTGCGCACTTACCTCTTGGTTATGATGCAGGGCTGAAGACTGCAGACTGTTTGAGTCAGTCCCATTCCAGTCACATTACACCACACATGCGGCATGAATTAGTTTATTCTTTTCAGTTTCAGTTTATTCCTGACCTGATGTAAATAATTTGACAAATTAAAGTCATGAGAGTACATTCCAGAACAATTAGCATGGAGTGACTTCACTCTACATCTTCTATCAGTTTTTGCAGTATAATTTAAATACTACAGAAAGATTTCAGCCAAAAATGAAAAGCAATGTATAGTACTACTCAAAAAATCATATTACTGTAGCCATGTTTGTAACAAATGGATGCACTTCCCTGAACCTACAACACTGCACATTTTAGATGTTTCCATTATCCAGCCATTATATAACTGATgcttttcatttagcacaagcTATGAATCCAATAATACAAGATCGATAGAGGCTGGGATCTACCATACCTGGCAAGAGTCAAAAGTGAAGCAGTCTTAAAGGAATGCTTGTGGGAATGGCCTTctcctgtttttaacatatatCCAGGTGTTCAAGTGAGCACCTTCAGTGCATTCTGCATTAAACATTATGAGGAATTTCATGTAACATTCTGTGGATTCAGAGGGATGCAGACCCCTTCTTGCACACATTAATGTGTGTCAAAGATGAAATCACAAAAGTTTTTAGTTTATATGTTATAGTCTACATAAAACTAGAACTGTGTCTGAGTTTTGGTTTAAAACTTTATAGAAGAAGGCCCTATGAGCTGTAATCTTACTAATTCTATGAACTCAGAGAAAACCTGCACATTGAGAGAGCAGTGAAGGGTTCACTCACATACTGTATGGCCAGACCATTTAGCACTTTATATGTTCAAAAGAGAATTCTAAATCAATCACAAATTTAACTGAGATCCAGTGAGACGAAAGAACAGGACAAATATGATTGAATGTTCTAGCCCTTGTTAGGTCCTGGTTGCTccgagaatggtccaaaaaagagaaaatatccagtgagcggcagttctgtgggcacaaatgccttgttgatgctagaggtcagaggagaatggccagactggttcaagctgatataacggcaacagtaactcaaataaccagtcattacaacagatgtatgcagaagagcatctctgaacacacaacacatcgaaccttgaggtggatgggctacagcaacagaagaccacaccaggtgacactcctgtcagctaagaacaggaaactgaggctacacaacaatgagttcattgtactctaatggcctccacagtcaccagatctcaatccaatagagcacctttgggatgtggtggaacgggagattcacatcatggatgtgcagatgACCAAtgtgcagcaactgtgtgatgttatcatgtcaatatggaccagactctctgaggaatgtttccagtaccttctTGAATCTATTatatgaaggattaaggcagttctgaaggcaaaagggggtccaactcGGTAcaagcaaggtgtacctaataaagtggctggtgagtgtatgtatgGAAGCTATTGTGTGTCCTCAACAAGAAAAGCCAAACGATTGGGAAGATATTTAGACTTTGGGCTTGCATGCAGAAATGAAGGCAACTGTCAGCTGAATCATAATGTCACtattaaattaatttaattttcaCAGTGTAGGTTGTCATAATTCAGAACATTCTGTGTAACATAGATAGCTGTTACAAATGTTACAAATACTCTGAAAACTCTCGTTATATTTATTTCTATCATTTATGTGATCTGAGCGTCACATCAACAGCACAAGCaatctgttgtccagtcatcaGCGAGATGGTTGTGGTTGGAGTCCACAGTACATTTTCTCGTGACCCTTGTTTCTTGCTTTATTGGATCAATACAAAACCATGGTACCAGTTCAAAAACTCAACACTCACATGTAGCTAGTGGAGGAACGTGGAATAGCCACGTGTCTGAATAATGAAGGGATCCTGATAGCAACAGGGACTGATGAAAAATAAAGTTGTAAATAGtagtaaattaaattaaaaaataattaaatattttGCAATATACTTTTCTTCTTTTCGACTCTGTAGCATGCTATGTGGTACATcaaatatacactatattgccaaaagtattcgctcacccatccaaatgatcagaatcaggtggTTCAATCAGGTgtatggccacaggtgtataaaattaagcacctcgGCATGCAGACTGACGGAATTGGGTCAGCAGATCCTGAAGGGCATAGTGGACTCGAAAACAGTGAAGGTTTGTTCTCTGGAGTGTTGAAtcatgcttctccatctggaaatctgatggacaagtctgggtttggcgattaacaggagaatggtacttgtctgactgcattatcccaaatgtaaagtttggtggaggggggggttatggtgtggggttgttttttagaagttgggcttggccccttagttccagtgaaaggaaccatgaatgcttcagcatactaAGACAATTTGGACAATGTGCAAAAAGCAAGAACCTCAAAAGCTCTGACATGTCTGTTCCCTTTGTGCTAGAGGTTGATGCGTCTGAGACAGGAGTCATGTGGCTCTATCTCAACACAAGCTGTTTCCCTGCACATTTACTCACGGAAGCTCTCACGTGCCGCAAGACAATCTAATGTCAGACAATCAAATTGGCATTAGATGAATGGCACCACTGGTTGGCAGACCACCAGTGGTTGGTttaaaccagtggttcccaaactttttctgccgtgcccccctttagtagataagaatatttttgcgccccccctacacacacacccccatattgacacatgtgcacatgtcttaagcctggtttatacttgacgtggcgaaaatgacgtaatcgcggtggctccgcacgtgcgcgagggcctcacgtgctgtcgattcgcgaggtcgtgcagctctcgaattttgtaacttcgcgcgggCCGCGCCTCAgtgcaatgaacagtcatgtttgcagggttcatacacctttataaggtggaattaaagcacttgtacgtcactttaaaggtccatttcaatatttcccagaacattaaacttaattaagttaaatatttatacatatactctaaatgattcgaaattattcgctttttaatcacattatttaatggttgtttattttcaaaacgcccaatcttaacgtctacgttctctcatgtttcgtcctggaattacaagaggctcgtatttgttaacgtaatacaagagaactgttcagtcagacagatatttgttgtgaaacgaagtagttacaatttcaagcattttcaagtactttagcctaaattccagcacttttcaaacctgaaacacaaagcaacattaaaattcttcaggtaaatgtttcttcccctgtttttgaggggtgtttctttatactaccacatatcttttcggacaaaactacaaagaatgtgacgcggctagtataaacgcctccaccattcGCGCAGATTCATAGATGTATATTTCTATCTATATAGAtctatgtgtatatatagtgtgtgtgtgtgtatatatatttatttattttgatgcctggtgtaccatcaggtaaaaatgttctttcaccggttttgcaggggttttttaatCTCCagtgccacctatcgtttcggagaacactgcagtgacgctcgcgcaagtataaacgcctccaccgtttgtCCAGGGTTGCGCGAGGTGGACGGAGTCActcgctacggtcactcgcgaaagtataaccagtctataaaccaggctttacttccaagctctgcgcccccctgcaatagctctgcgccccacctagggggcgcgctccccactttgggaaccactggtttaaACAAACTGTTGGATGGTCTGGCAATGGAGGCTATACCTGAGTGAGCACAAGACTTCTGTTCACGTTGCCGGACTGCATGACTGCATGACTCATATATCTTCCCCTCCCAGCATGTTCCTGTCTTCATTGTGTATTTAGAGCTGTTGCGCAGTGTTTACTCAGTATGCACAATACTGTAAAGACATACCACTACCACCCTTGCCCCCTGCTTCTCATGTCCCTTTGTTACACTGACATAGCTTGATCTGCCGGAGTCCATCCTTTCACACTATAGTCTTTTAATTTACACGTCTACTCAGTCATGCCTAATcatcttttctctcttttctctgaGGTAATCCTATTGCTGTTTTTGAGTCTCATGCTGTCTTAGCTTCTATGGTGCCTCCCAACACCTCACGATGCCCCCCTGCTGTGGCCCCCTCTTTTAccccacctccacgccctggtCAGATGTTCATGTACCAGGTACAAGATGCCCTGCAAACCAAGATCAGGACTTATAGAAAACTATGATGAACATTCTTATTTCACTGGTTGCatctcaatcaatcaaattttatttatatagcgcgttttacaacagttgttgtcacaaagcagctttacaagtgccgagtcctagcccccagagaGCAAgacaagggcgacagtggcaaggaaaaactccctaagagcatgaggaagaaaccttgagaggaaccaagactcaggggggggaacccatcctcctctggccaacgCGGGTCACCATAACAACGATTGAAgataaatataaacaaaaaaagatgggaaggataaataattctcatctttgtgtgtatttatatacatgagttcctattcctattcagtcctaaactGGATGGTTGGCAATAGTGCAGGGCTGCGAAGTTAAAGTCATAGCAGGGGAGATATGACTATATCTCAGGGGAGGGTGGTGAGAGGGTctagggcagtgggttgatccttcataaTTGCCAGGCTACAggtttttctatgatcttgaaTATAAATTATATGTTCAAAATGGGATATAACTAGATAGTACAgttggatcaagatttggtttcttgatcagaggtttaatgacTGCTAGTTCATTAATGACTGCAAGTCCATGTttccttctggttctgccttttcagCTAGGCtgtattaattaaataaaataaaatacattaaatttaaggccagagttgctgccacactccagaaatgtttataatttcatgtCATTTCATTCTCCTCTGATATGACtaacattaccaaccatcaagacattTAGGACTaaaacaggaattacataaagaactcatAAAGAACATTACATATAAATGcacaccaagatggactttatttatccctcacatattttctttgtttctctctttttaaaTTGTCATGGTGACCAGCGTCGGCCGGAGGAGGAGGGGTcttagacacccccccccccaagtcctagtttctctcaaggtttcttcctcatgcccatagggagtttttccttgccactgtcgcccttgtcTTGCTCACttggggctaggactcggacacttgtaaagctgctttgtgacaacaactgttgtaaaatgcgctatataaataaaatttgattgatagTTTACAAGATTTGgacatgtgacctattgtaatggatgactTAACTAccgttagaagaggttcagtaaCAACAACCTATTTTAGTCATTTTTATGGAATTGAGTCGTGTGTAAGAAGTACAATTTAAcaatgaaattattttctccttttctgattgtgggagtggatcaaatcaaataaaatcaaatatatttgtatagcgcttttcacaacacatgttgtcacaaagcgctttacaggatttacaaggttaactatactatgggtccaaatccctaatgagcaagccaaaggcaacagtggcgaggaaaaactccctagatggtggggaataggaagaaaccttgagaggaccaagactcaaaagggaacccatcctccattgggcggcccgttaacacacaaattacacaaaaacaagttATACAGACGAATGCACAAGTCTCAAACAAATCAcataatcaggctaagtataaggtaactagaatgaaagttctgggtgttgatattgtcaatgtaaatgtcttgtgatgaactccaggttttcattccgtgtcggagtgatgatactgctATTGTAgactccaactgcagtgttactccccaggtgaacctcggagtgGACGAAGCTCTCATCCGTTCCATGCTGTGAGCTATAGTAATGGACAGAACCACAAGACAACCTCAAAGTTTTAAAGACTCTTTTATTGGTACCCACAGGGCTGCAGTGGCAAACACTAGTTGGACCTTGTCAGGACtctgaaaaacaaataaacaactgtGATTATCTTGCACTATTCAGGGTGGCCAACTGATAGTGTAGAGGATTACTATATTCCATGCATATTTAACTGTTTATTGTGGGTTTTGAAATTAGTTCAACTTACCTGTTTGTTCCAGCATGCTGGCAGCCTCTTACAGGCCAAAGGACCTGAGCCCAGGGGG
This is a stretch of genomic DNA from Brachyhypopomus gauderio isolate BG-103 unplaced genomic scaffold, BGAUD_0.2 sc34, whole genome shotgun sequence. It encodes these proteins:
- the apoda.1 gene encoding apolipoprotein Da, duplicate 1 gives rise to the protein MACFVFILPLLLPLMKAQVLHWGSCPEPVTQPEFNLKQFMGRWFEIARLPAQFEKGRCIETNFTLNVDGSIQVVSSEILKGGIRKIAGRATVVDPKNPAKLGISFPHVLPYAPYWILSTDYVNSAVMYSCTDVLKLFHVDFAWILSRSRSLPAPNISHAKDIFTSNSVDVSRMVLTSQQGCD